The following are encoded together in the Bombus pyrosoma isolate SC7728 linkage group LG17, ASM1482585v1, whole genome shotgun sequence genome:
- the LOC122576880 gene encoding uncharacterized protein LOC122576880 isoform X3 — translation MKTEIRRPRMLDGTDSGAWKQLCHLADEPRTCASCLRPEISFLRGALGAYAPSDEMLGVRPPQDEDEEAGSPIYVIVE, via the exons ATGAAGACAGAGATAAGGCGTCCGCGCATGCTCGACGGTACTGACTCAG GTGCCTGGAAACAGTTGTGTCATCTCGCCGATGAACCGAGGACATGTGCGTCCTGTCTCCGTCCCGAAATATCCTTTTTGCGAGGTGCTTTGGGTGCCTACGCCCCGTCGGATGAGATGCTCGGCGTGCGCCCTCCCCAGGACGAAGACGAGGAGGCTGGCTCGCCGATATACgt TATTGTGGAATAA
- the LOC122576880 gene encoding uncharacterized protein LOC122576880 isoform X2, which translates to MKTEIRRPRMLDGTDSGAWKQLCHLADEPRTCASCLRPEISFLRGALGAYAPSDEMLGVRPPQDEDEEAGSPIYVAEGT; encoded by the exons ATGAAGACAGAGATAAGGCGTCCGCGCATGCTCGACGGTACTGACTCAG GTGCCTGGAAACAGTTGTGTCATCTCGCCGATGAACCGAGGACATGTGCGTCCTGTCTCCGTCCCGAAATATCCTTTTTGCGAGGTGCTTTGGGTGCCTACGCCCCGTCGGATGAGATGCTCGGCGTGCGCCCTCCCCAGGACGAAGACGAGGAGGCTGGCTCGCCGATATACgt GGCAGAAGGGACGTGA
- the LOC122576880 gene encoding uncharacterized protein LOC122576880 isoform X1, translating into MKTEIRRPRMLDGTDSGAWKQLCHLADEPRTCASCLRPEISFLRGALGAYAPSDEMLGVRPPQDEDEEAGSPIYVSTNYNVHRKWKCKQGRRDVKFQWTTWPIDVSAACKKSNYLKTTYVNIVDHG; encoded by the exons ATGAAGACAGAGATAAGGCGTCCGCGCATGCTCGACGGTACTGACTCAG GTGCCTGGAAACAGTTGTGTCATCTCGCCGATGAACCGAGGACATGTGCGTCCTGTCTCCGTCCCGAAATATCCTTTTTGCGAGGTGCTTTGGGTGCCTACGCCCCGTCGGATGAGATGCTCGGCGTGCGCCCTCCCCAGGACGAAGACGAGGAGGCTGGCTCGCCGATATACgt GAGTACGAATTACAATGTACATAGGAAGTGGAAATGTAAACAGGGCAGAAGGGACGTGAAATTCCAATGGACCACGTGGCCCATCGATGTGTCGGCGGCCTGTAAGAAAAGTAATTACTTGAAAACGACGTATGTGAACATCGTTGATCATGGATAG